aTTCTAATGGTTCTCTGCTACAAATATGTTTTGTCATCTACTTGATGGGTTCACCTCATGTGAATGTGGTGAACCTTCACCGCCACACCTCATTTGAACGTACAGATTTTGAGAGGCAATATATGCCCTGGGAAGTTGAAGTAGCAACCAATTAATAGGCTGTTTGGCAAAAGATAAGTTATACCAATTTCCAATGGGAGACGCTTAGTGTCGCTAATACTTTCAAAGGAGTATGATTTGGTGTGGATGTTCGGCCGCAGGTAGCTATCTCCATTTAAGCCGGCATCAACACTTATTGCATTCCTTAGATTTTTATGTATTGCAGGAAGCTATTTCATAGTCTACAAGTTGGTGTTTTCTATCCACTTGGCTCACAAACTGCTCTAAAATTGGTGAGCATTAGATAAAtgtagtctatgtatatatagtaacctatgtgtgcatgtattattttataagcctatatcatttactcttgctactgcatgtaatactattactCATTCTGTGTACAAGTAATTGCTGTCTCATGGATTGCTGTCTCTGTGTTTCCTACCTAGTGGTTACGCCATTCGTTACGTCATTCgttatgttatacctattattgTGTCATTCGAATACAAGCGGTCTTGCTGTCAAGTTAGCTGGTGCACTATACAAGGATAAAAGTACTTATTACAAGCTATTTTGGCTATAAGAAACAATGGCATTAAAACTATCTGATTTAATCAAATCTTATGAGGACAATAATATCAGTAGAGAGTTCGGCACTTGGATCAGCAAACTAGAACTGGTggctaaactacaaaaaatagaGGATCTTAAAGCATTTGTACCGCTATTCTTAAATGGCTCAGCATTTGCTTTGTATGAGCAGCTGTCTGAGGATGTAAAGGGTGACTATGTTAAGCTGAAGAAAGAACTACTGACGGCATtcagcataaatatatatagtgccTACAGTCAACTACGTGAGCGAGCCTTGCAAGATAACGAAACAGTAGACGTTTACCTAGCAGATTTGGGAAGGCTTGTAGAATCTATGGGACAGACTAATCCAGAACCACTTCTCAAATGTGCTTTTATATCAAGGCTGCCATCCGAGGTAGCATGCCAGCTTAAAGCTACGGCTGCCGTAGAGGAGATGGGGTTAAGGGAAATTGTAACTAGAGCTCGAGCACTTCTTTCTTCAAATTCAGGTGTGTCATCTTATGTATGCGATGCTGCTACACATGACACACTTAATCAACCAGCAAAGGGTGTTTAATGCTATGCTTGCTCAGGTTTTGGACATATTTCAAGACATTGTCCTACAGGAAGAAAAACGAAAAGTATTTCTAGTAAGCCAATTTGTGGTTACAACCCCAATAACATCGGTCATATAAGCAGAAACTGGACAGCTAAGGAGCAGCAGGAAAACGCGAATGGGGGAACCTCAGTGTCACATGCTCTTTCCAACAACCAACACTAGAAACGGGGCTgccaattatacatgtatttgtgagGCTTCAAAGACTGTCTATAAAAACTCTAATTGATAGTGGATGTGAACAGTCGGTAATCTCAGTTAGTGTTGTTCGTAAATTAGGTCTTGGCATAAGAGGGCAACAAAGGACAGTAAAGATGTTAAATGGAAATAGCACGCAATGCTGTGGAGAAGCTGACATCAATGTAGCTATAGACCATTGTGACACTATTCAGTTACGTTGCTTGGTAGTACCTGAGTTAGTATTTGGGTGCGGGTTGATTCTTGGTGTTGACGGAATCTACAAACTTAATGGTGTGACAATACGTGCAAGAGACAGAGTAACATTTGGATGTGCATCACAAACTGTGGTTGCTATGTTATATGAAGATAACTTCGAGTTGAAAAAGCCTGAGACAGACTGTTTGACTATCGAAGATACTGACTTTAAAGCTGTATTTGATGGAACTAAGTGGACGGTAGTATGGGAATGGAAAAGCCACGAACCAGAGTTGAAAAATCAATGCGCTGAGTATGCTATAAACTCAGACTATAAAGAACAATACCGCTGTGAGATTGAGCAGTGGATCTCTAATGGCTGGCTGGAGCCACATGATGTGAAGATTCATGGCAACGTAAGTGGCATAATTTCACTGATGGCAGTCTTTCAGTCAAACAAAGGTAGAAAGGTGAGACAGTGATGGACTATAGCAGGGAGTTAAACAAGCATGTGAACTGCAATCCTGCCAATGACGTAGCTATATGTCAAGAAAAACTGAGGCAGTGGAGAACATTAGGGAACAATGTGTGTATGTTAGATCTGACAAAGGCATACCTACAACTTCATGTGGACAGTTCACTACAACGGTTTCAAGCTGTTCGATTCAATGGTCAGTTATATGTGATGACAAGGTTAGGGTTTGACTTGAATGTGGCACCTAAGATAATGTCTCGTACCTTAGCGAAGGTTCTGTCAATGGATGAGAAGATAGCCAAAGGCACAGATCATTACATAGATGATATTGTGGTAAATGAAGATGTTATGTCAGCGTTGAAAGTAAAGGATCATCTGCAGAAGTACGGCTTACTGTCAAAAGAACCAGAAAGTCTGTCAAGCACACAAGTACTGGGTTTGAGAGTAGAGGCTTCCAATATCGGTACTCTCAAGTGGAGTAGAGACTCTGAGCTGCCAGAAGTGCATTCCACTGTGACCAAACGAGAACTGTACTCAATATGTGGAAAGTATATTGGTCACTATCCAGAAGCAAGGTGGTTGCGAGTAGCATGTAGCTATCTCAAAAGAGAAGTTAACGCTCATGGGTGGGACGATAAGGTACCCAGTAATGTCAAGAAAAAATTAGTTGAGATTGATAATTGCATACACCGCCATGACCCTGTAACTGGCCAATGGAAAGTACCTGCATCTGAGAGTGGTAGTGTGGTGGGATGCTAGCAGCTTGGCAATAGGAGCATGTGTCGAAATTGATAATCAGATAGTAGAGGATTCAAGTTGGTTGAGAGGTGTCAATGATGGGGCCTATATCAATATGGCAGAGTTAGAAGGAGTTATCAAAGCAATCAATATGGCTATGAAATGGAATCTCAAAAATGTGACAATTTTGACAGACTCTGCCACAATATTTGGATGGGTGAAATCTGTATTACAGGACTGTAAAAGACCAAAGGTGAGCGGCCTCAGTGAAATGCTGGTGAAGCGACGCCTCAATCTTCTATATGATCTAATCAGTGAGTATCAGTTGGTATTACAAATAACTCTCGTAAAGTCTGAAGACAATAAAGCTGATGAACTGACTAGAATTCTTCGCAAATGGTTGGAGAAATGAGTATGTGCTGTCAATCTAACAACTTCTGACAGTATAGAAGGGAAACTGCGTGATCTACATGAAGCTTATCACCTAGGCGTTGATCGTACATGGTATTTAGCCACAGAAAGGTGGGGGCCTACTGTAAAAAAGAAAGACATTGAAGAAGTAGTGAAGCACTGTCATGTGTGCAAACGAGTCGATCCTGCACCAGCTCATTGGGAAACTGGTCAAGTAGACATGGAAAGTGATTGGTATCGTTTAGCAACTGATATAACACACTACCAGGGAATCCCGTACTTGACTGTTATTGGCTGTGGACCGAGCAGGTTGGCAATTTGGAGAAAGTTAAGAAACGAAACTTCTCCCGCTGTCATGGAACAGTTAGACCACATATTTTGTGAGCGCGGGTCTCCAGTGGAAATATTGTCAGATAATGGACCTTGCTATAGATCGTTCAAGCCTCTTCTTGACAAATGGGGTATAAATCATATTTACAGTTGTGCTTTTAGAGCTTCTGGCAATGGAGTGATAAAACGCAATTATCGTAATATTAAACGCATGCTTGCCTGCTCCGATGGCACTGTCAATGACATGCTATATTGGTACAACAATTTTTCTAATGCCGATGGTGTTGTGCCATTTAGGagattgtttaattacaatcctcagaaacaagaaactactagaATATCGGCTAAACGGGACATTAGTTTAAACCCTTACAAAGTGGGTGACCAGGTGTATGTAAAACCAGGTAACGCCAAATGCACATCAGTGTGGAAAACTGGTAAGGTAACTTCCTTGGTCTCCAACACAGCGGTTAAAGTGGATGACAAGACTCGCCATATAAGAGACATAAGATTTTGTTGGAGAGTTGATAAACAGCCAGCTACTTTAGACTGTGAGTTAGACATagctaatactaatactaacgAGTCA
Above is a genomic segment from Watersipora subatra chromosome 6, tzWatSuba1.1, whole genome shotgun sequence containing:
- the LOC137398325 gene encoding uncharacterized protein, which codes for MAELEGVIKAINMAMKWNLKNVTILTDSATIFGWVKSVLQDCKRPKVSGLSEMLVKRRLNLLYDLISVDRTWYLATERWGPTVKKKDIEEVVKHCHVCKRVDPAPAHWETGQVDMESDWYRLATDITHYQGIPYLTVIGCGPSRLAIWRKLRNETSPAVMEQLDHIFCERGSPVEILSDNGPCYRSFKPLLDKWGINHIYSCAFRASGNGVIKRNYRNIKRMLACSDGTVNDMLYWYNNFSNADGVVPFRRLFNYNPQKQETTRISAKRDISLNPYKVGDQVYVKPGNAKCTSVWKTGKVTSLVSNTAVKVDDKTRHIRDIRFCWRVDKQPATLDCELDIANTNTNESTEG